A single window of Anaerocolumna chitinilytica DNA harbors:
- the cax gene encoding calcium/proton exchanger: protein MKYLKFLLVCIPLSIAGYYLKWNSTLTFFLICFAIVPLAGYLGSATEEIAVYTGPKFGGFLNATFGNATELIISFFAIRAGLYDVVKASLVGSILGNILLVLGCSIFAGGLKHKKLTYDSGLGSFTATMLLFAVIGLSVPAVFTYHVSESLVSSKYENLSIITSVIMLCIYVLGMFYSFKTQNDLYGVEHAEDIDSKWSLTLSIVILAACTVFIAYESELLVDTIKPMTSSAGMSQMFVGIILIPIVGNAAEHSTAVIMALKNKMDIAIEIAVGSSLQIALFVIPVSVLISLFFTPMSIVLKPIELFLLFSSVLVANQIVKSGSSNWMEGLKLVSIYIIAAAGFFIIG, encoded by the coding sequence ATGAAATACTTAAAGTTTCTTTTAGTTTGTATCCCCTTGTCCATTGCAGGTTATTATCTGAAATGGAACTCCACACTTACCTTTTTCCTGATATGTTTTGCTATTGTTCCTTTGGCAGGGTATCTGGGCAGTGCTACAGAAGAAATTGCGGTTTATACCGGCCCCAAATTCGGTGGTTTTCTCAATGCAACTTTTGGTAATGCAACGGAACTTATTATTAGTTTCTTTGCCATAAGAGCGGGCTTATATGATGTCGTAAAGGCCTCTTTAGTTGGTTCCATACTGGGAAATATTCTTTTGGTACTTGGCTGCAGTATTTTTGCAGGAGGACTAAAACACAAAAAATTAACCTATGACTCCGGTCTCGGAAGCTTTACGGCAACTATGCTGCTGTTTGCGGTTATAGGGCTTTCTGTTCCGGCTGTATTTACTTACCATGTTTCTGAAAGTTTGGTTTCCTCCAAATACGAGAATCTAAGTATTATTACCAGTGTTATAATGCTGTGTATCTATGTGCTTGGTATGTTTTACTCCTTTAAGACACAAAATGACCTATATGGTGTTGAACATGCGGAGGATATCGATTCCAAATGGAGCCTTACCTTAAGCATTGTTATCCTTGCTGCCTGCACGGTATTTATAGCTTATGAATCAGAACTTTTAGTTGATACCATCAAGCCAATGACTTCCTCAGCCGGTATGTCACAGATGTTTGTCGGTATTATCCTCATTCCTATCGTCGGAAATGCAGCAGAACACAGTACAGCAGTTATTATGGCTCTTAAGAACAAGATGGATATTGCAATTGAAATTGCTGTGGGTTCAAGTCTTCAGATTGCCCTCTTTGTAATTCCTGTCTCCGTCTTAATCAGCTTGTTCTTTACTCCCATGAGTATTGTATTAAAGCCGATTGAATTGTTCTTATTATTCTCCAGTGTACTGGTGGCCAACCAGATTGTAAAATCCGGCAGTTCTAACTGGATGGAGGGCCTAAAGTTAGTCTCTATCTATATCATTGCAGCAGCGGGATTTTTTATAATCGGCTGA
- a CDS encoding LacI family DNA-binding transcriptional regulator has product MAITAKELAKLLNLSEAAISMALNNKPGVSTKTRKKVMEAAKQQGYDFTRINEDNATPVTTNGTIYFINYRKHGAVVSDTPFFSQLSEGIDWGCKKARYYLNVYYLYEGDDIDSHLSQILSQGCKGIILLGTEMKEEDFRPFSILNIPLVLLDNYFETITKDCVLINNVQGSYQATAYLISKCKAQPGYLHSAYPINNFNERADGFYKAVRANGMSTSKSIVHLLSPSVEGAYADMLALLDQKEETARCYFADNDLIAAGAMKAFRERGFRIPEDIAVIGFDNMPVCTYVEPPLTSINVPKQYMGEMAVQRLVSILGSKEYTPVKIEILTNLIKRKSV; this is encoded by the coding sequence ATGGCTATTACAGCAAAAGAACTTGCTAAATTACTGAATTTATCAGAAGCCGCTATATCGATGGCTCTAAACAACAAGCCAGGTGTCAGTACAAAAACAAGAAAAAAAGTAATGGAAGCCGCGAAACAGCAAGGTTACGACTTTACCCGCATTAACGAGGATAATGCTACCCCGGTAACCACCAACGGCACCATATATTTTATTAATTACCGTAAACATGGAGCAGTCGTTTCCGATACTCCCTTTTTCTCACAGCTCTCAGAAGGAATCGACTGGGGATGTAAGAAGGCAAGGTATTATCTGAATGTCTATTATTTGTATGAGGGTGATGATATTGACAGCCATTTAAGCCAGATACTGAGCCAGGGCTGCAAGGGTATTATCCTTCTTGGCACAGAAATGAAGGAAGAAGATTTCAGACCGTTTTCTATATTAAACATTCCCCTTGTTTTATTGGACAATTACTTTGAAACAATTACCAAGGACTGTGTGCTTATCAATAACGTACAGGGTTCCTATCAGGCAACCGCATACCTGATTTCAAAATGCAAAGCTCAGCCCGGATATCTGCATTCGGCTTATCCCATTAATAACTTCAATGAGCGTGCTGACGGCTTCTATAAAGCAGTTCGTGCTAATGGTATGTCCACTTCTAAGTCAATCGTACATTTGCTATCCCCTTCGGTAGAAGGTGCCTATGCTGATATGCTGGCGCTACTCGACCAGAAAGAAGAAACAGCAAGATGTTATTTTGCGGACAATGACTTAATTGCTGCGGGGGCCATGAAAGCTTTCAGAGAACGGGGCTTTCGCATACCGGAGGACATAGCTGTAATCGGTTTTGACAATATGCCTGTCTGTACTTATGTTGAACCGCCTTTAACAAGCATCAATGTACCGAAACAATACATGGGCGAGATGGCAGTTCAAAGATTGGTATCTATCCTCGGTTCCAAAGAATATACTCCCGTTAAGATCGAAATATTAACGAATTTGATTAAACGTAAATCTGTCTGA